From Myxococcales bacterium, the proteins below share one genomic window:
- the msrA gene encoding peptide-methionine (S)-S-oxide reductase MsrA, with the protein MGFFGRAPRMPTREEAIVGTDTPMPVPELHFVSGNRIVPPFPAGLEEAVFGLGCFWGAEKLFWKLDGVYATMVGYAGGFTKNPTYREVCSGLTGHNEVVKVVFDPKSIPYSALLAAFWEGHDPTQGMRQGNDVGTQYRSGIYVVSEGQRREAEVSRDAYQEALTRAGLGPITTEIVDAPPFYYAEDYHQQYLAKNPGGYCGLGGTGVSCPIGTGVSA; encoded by the coding sequence GCGCATGCCCACGCGCGAAGAGGCCATCGTCGGGACCGACACGCCGATGCCCGTGCCCGAGCTCCACTTCGTCTCGGGAAACCGCATCGTGCCGCCCTTCCCGGCGGGCCTCGAGGAGGCCGTCTTCGGGCTCGGCTGTTTCTGGGGCGCCGAGAAGCTCTTTTGGAAGCTCGACGGCGTCTACGCGACCATGGTCGGGTACGCGGGAGGCTTCACCAAGAACCCGACGTACCGCGAGGTGTGCAGCGGTCTCACCGGCCACAACGAGGTCGTGAAGGTCGTGTTCGACCCGAAGTCGATCCCGTATTCGGCCCTGCTCGCGGCGTTCTGGGAGGGCCACGACCCGACCCAGGGCATGCGCCAAGGGAACGACGTCGGGACCCAATACCGCTCGGGGATCTACGTGGTCTCCGAAGGGCAGCGCCGCGAGGCCGAGGTCTCGCGCGACGCCTACCAGGAGGCCCTCACCCGAGCCGGCCTCGGCCCCATCACGACCGAGATCGTCGACGCTCCACCGTTTTACTACGCCGAAGACTACCACCAGCAGTACCTCGCCAAGAACCCGGGCGGGTACTGCGGGCTCGGCGGGACGGGCGTCTCTTGCCCCATCGGAACGGGCGTCTCGGCGTGA
- a CDS encoding GMC family oxidoreductase N-terminal domain-containing protein yields MVGAGTSGAVIAARASENPKLEVVLVEAGPDYVGGLPDDLANGKTNSMRKHDWGFRHKPNPHSLPFLYPRGKVVGGSSAVNTCIALRGQAWEYDEWAELGLRDWSYEACLPAFLRMENDLDFGARPYHGSSGPLPIRRHPERELLPWNVALIEAATHLGHARCDDHNAPEPLGVGPQPMNKIEGRRISVAEAYLTPEVRARSNLRIVPSTTVRRVLFDGKRARGVEVSTHGRVHDLHADHVVLSGGAVSTPGILLRSGIGHEDDVRAIGVEPLAHVPAVARRLLDHPGIALFFWPTSRFVSKDDPIIQVMLRVTSEGSLRPGDLQLQGGSGMPTPFVHVPVVTLMAHIGKPEGHGTIRFTSARPEVAPVITSNLLQHPGDRKKAVQCAKLLRDLAATPAMRKLATPLWPRPKVLASDAELDRYVERLNDSGYHPSGTVPMGPEGSPDAAVDSRGRFSGISGLTVADASIMPTIPSVNTNLPTLMIGERFGEWAAQGALGH; encoded by the coding sequence GTGGTCGGGGCGGGCACGTCGGGCGCGGTGATCGCGGCGCGCGCGAGCGAAAATCCGAAGCTCGAGGTGGTGCTCGTCGAGGCCGGGCCCGACTACGTCGGTGGGCTCCCCGACGATCTCGCCAACGGCAAGACCAACTCGATGCGCAAGCACGACTGGGGCTTCCGCCACAAACCGAACCCGCATTCCCTCCCCTTCCTCTACCCGCGAGGAAAGGTCGTCGGCGGGAGCTCCGCGGTGAACACGTGCATCGCGCTGCGCGGGCAGGCCTGGGAGTACGACGAGTGGGCCGAGCTCGGCCTCCGCGACTGGTCGTACGAGGCGTGCCTCCCGGCGTTCTTGCGCATGGAGAACGACCTCGACTTCGGCGCTCGGCCCTACCACGGAAGCTCGGGGCCCCTGCCCATCCGCCGCCACCCCGAGCGCGAGCTCTTGCCTTGGAACGTGGCCCTCATCGAGGCCGCCACCCACCTCGGCCACGCCCGGTGCGACGATCACAACGCCCCGGAGCCGCTCGGCGTGGGGCCGCAGCCCATGAACAAAATCGAGGGGCGGCGGATCAGCGTGGCCGAGGCCTACCTCACCCCCGAGGTCCGCGCGCGCTCGAACCTGCGCATCGTGCCGAGCACCACGGTGCGCCGCGTGCTCTTCGACGGGAAGCGCGCGCGCGGGGTCGAGGTGTCGACGCACGGGCGCGTGCACGACCTCCACGCCGATCACGTGGTCCTCTCGGGAGGCGCGGTGAGCACCCCCGGCATCTTGCTCCGCTCGGGCATCGGCCACGAGGACGACGTCCGCGCGATCGGTGTCGAGCCCCTCGCGCACGTCCCCGCCGTGGCCCGGCGCCTCTTGGATCATCCCGGAATCGCTCTTTTTTTCTGGCCCACGTCGCGCTTCGTGAGCAAGGACGATCCCATCATCCAGGTGATGCTGAGGGTGACGAGCGAGGGGAGCCTCCGGCCCGGCGACCTCCAGCTCCAAGGGGGCTCGGGCATGCCGACGCCCTTCGTGCACGTGCCCGTCGTCACCCTCATGGCTCACATCGGGAAGCCCGAGGGCCACGGGACGATTCGGTTCACGAGCGCGCGGCCCGAGGTAGCGCCGGTCATCACCTCGAACCTGCTCCAGCATCCCGGAGATCGGAAGAAGGCGGTGCAGTGCGCGAAGCTCCTGCGAGACCTCGCCGCGACGCCGGCCATGCGGAAGCTTGCGACGCCGCTCTGGCCGCGCCCCAAGGTGCTCGCGAGCGACGCCGAGCTCGACCGCTACGTCGAGCGACTCAACGACTCGGGGTACCACCCGTCCGGGACCGTGCCGATGGGCCCGGAGGGCAGCCCCGACGCGGCCGTCGACTCGCGGGGGCGATTTTCGGGCATTTCGGGCCTCACGGTGGCCGACGCCAGCATCATGCCGACGATTCCCTCCGTGAACACCAATCTCCCCACATTGATGATCGGCGAACGTTTCGGCGAATGGGCGGCCCAAGGCGCCTTGGGCCACTGA
- a CDS encoding protein kinase translates to MSYPVLVAKVSDDGEAARLIALALRQERAFVQLTQAAGRPGPHWLDVKLGDGRSVRLFAETAGPAAPEGQPLTLAVADRGQMASLLALVEQLEHARPPRKPPQGSTLESRIPFIEDAQTRAEPLPVESEKSTPPSSAGIEVEVEVEVDDADADAYDEDDAPTLMQAPAAPAAKAPAPAAAPPKEPTYSPLLVLAVGPETDSLADTMMPPSSTVERTIMVPMPAPAPARVSPPRAPEPAPQRPRLVPIPREEPPDARRTAEPPTEKLRRDPRPEAKAPEPAKTGPSRGGSAALRPEPAAPNEPPKASPQPATSHGGHRVLGRTIAGKYKIESSIGRGATAEVFRAQHSSLKRPVAVKVLHQENAGFIQFVKRFKAEAHTLSKLEHQNIARVIDFGQEPDGLLYLVMELLVGKSLEVLLGENGQKLAPKKVIEIGIQTCSALAFAHDEGVIHRDVKPENVVLVPHRDEDGKPCDLVKVCDFGLAKLRDPDPENTDITMGGTLCGSPAYMSPEQIVGEKLDARSDLYALATMLYEALSGELPHDAVGLTQLFAKKLMDVPVPIRKHLPSIDAALEAVIMKGLARERNDRQADARVFRQELRAALAAMPG, encoded by the coding sequence GTGAGCTACCCCGTGCTCGTCGCGAAGGTCTCCGACGACGGCGAAGCCGCGCGCCTCATCGCGCTCGCGCTCCGCCAAGAGAGGGCCTTCGTCCAGCTCACGCAGGCGGCAGGGCGACCGGGACCGCACTGGCTCGACGTGAAGCTCGGCGACGGGCGAAGCGTGCGGCTCTTCGCCGAGACGGCCGGCCCCGCAGCACCGGAGGGGCAACCGCTCACGCTCGCGGTCGCCGACCGCGGGCAGATGGCGTCTCTCCTCGCGCTCGTGGAGCAGCTCGAGCACGCGCGCCCGCCTCGAAAACCCCCGCAGGGCTCGACGCTCGAGTCACGCATCCCGTTCATCGAGGACGCGCAGACCCGGGCCGAGCCTTTGCCCGTCGAGAGCGAGAAGTCCACGCCGCCTTCGAGCGCGGGCATCGAGGTCGAGGTCGAGGTCGAGGTCGACGACGCGGACGCCGACGCGTACGACGAGGACGACGCGCCGACCCTCATGCAAGCCCCTGCGGCGCCCGCGGCGAAGGCACCGGCTCCCGCCGCCGCACCCCCGAAGGAGCCGACGTACTCGCCGCTCCTCGTGCTGGCCGTCGGCCCCGAGACGGACTCTCTCGCGGACACGATGATGCCGCCGAGCTCCACGGTCGAGCGGACCATCATGGTCCCCATGCCTGCGCCCGCTCCGGCGCGCGTGTCCCCGCCGAGGGCGCCGGAGCCCGCGCCGCAGCGCCCACGTCTCGTCCCCATCCCGCGCGAGGAGCCCCCCGACGCGCGCAGGACCGCCGAGCCTCCGACCGAAAAGCTCCGGCGCGACCCTCGGCCCGAGGCGAAGGCCCCCGAGCCCGCGAAGACCGGCCCGTCGCGAGGGGGAAGCGCCGCCCTTCGCCCCGAGCCCGCGGCGCCGAACGAGCCCCCGAAGGCGAGCCCGCAGCCCGCCACGAGCCACGGCGGTCATCGTGTGCTCGGGCGCACGATCGCAGGCAAATACAAGATCGAGAGCTCGATCGGGCGAGGTGCCACGGCCGAGGTCTTCCGGGCGCAGCACTCGAGCCTCAAGCGCCCCGTCGCCGTGAAGGTCCTCCACCAAGAGAACGCCGGCTTCATCCAGTTCGTGAAGCGGTTCAAGGCCGAGGCGCACACGCTGAGCAAGCTCGAGCACCAGAACATCGCGCGCGTCATCGACTTCGGGCAAGAGCCCGACGGCCTCCTCTACCTCGTCATGGAGCTGCTCGTCGGCAAGAGCCTCGAGGTGCTCCTCGGCGAGAACGGCCAGAAGCTCGCGCCGAAGAAGGTCATCGAGATCGGCATCCAGACGTGCAGCGCGCTCGCGTTCGCGCACGACGAGGGCGTCATCCACAGAGACGTGAAGCCCGAGAACGTGGTGCTCGTCCCCCACCGCGACGAAGACGGAAAACCTTGTGATCTCGTGAAGGTATGCGACTTCGGGCTCGCCAAGCTGCGGGACCCGGACCCCGAGAACACCGACATCACGATGGGCGGCACGCTCTGCGGCTCGCCGGCGTACATGTCGCCCGAGCAGATCGTCGGCGAGAAGCTCGACGCGCGCTCCGATCTCTACGCGCTGGCGACGATGCTCTACGAGGCGCTCTCGGGCGAGCTCCCGCACGACGCCGTGGGCCTCACGCAGCTCTTCGCGAAGAAGCTCATGGACGTGCCCGTCCCGATCCGGAAGCACCTGCCTTCGATCGACGCGGCGCTCGAGGCCGTGATCATGAAGGGGCTCGCGCGCGAGCGCAACGATCGCCAAGCCGACGCGCGGGTCTTCCGTCAGGAGCTGCGCGCGGCCCTCGCGGCCATGCCGGGCTGA
- a CDS encoding TonB-dependent receptor, translating to MRKQQLERFSYDDPTSVLMQVPGVYMRGEDGVGLRPNIGIRGGNPDRSKKLTLMEDGVLFGPAPYSAPAAYYFPLMARMTQVRVVKGPSAIAYGPQTVGGAIDLLTRQIPLKTSAMVDLALGEYGYGKAHAFVGTTMGQWGFLVEGVRLQNTGFANLPSGADTGSTRNDWMVKASYVVDPNAATKHRFLMKLSYGDETSNETYLGQSDADFRVDPYRRYAASQLDQMKNHRTGVVLTHTMEGPETAYTLKTTLYRFDYTRTWNKLNRLGRASASDVLASPNDPANAGYFAVLRGDIDSSGTGADTLYVGPNKRWFVSQGIQSVLTTEAKTGPIAHAIEAGARLHYDDIHRVHTEQGYLMQSGVLVPAGEAELTTTRNFAQTHALALHVSDAMTYRGLTVTPGLRAEFIASRAEDYLSNVSQNGFTGAFLPGVGAYYALTKELGVLGGAYRGFSPPPPGSSREVRPEYSVNYEAGARYTRGRARAEVVGFFNDYQNLTNICTQSGGCVDANLDRQFDAGTARVYGLETSAGVELPAGPVKVPATTAYTLTYGEFQSDFTSQDPIYGTVRAGDKIPYIPRHQFNLALGIEHRLAGVNTSVNYVAKMREVAGSAPIDETIATDEQVWMDVGGYFQPLKWLKIYANVRNLTGAENIVGRRPYGARVNAPRWVQVGVKATF from the coding sequence ATGCGCAAGCAGCAGCTCGAGCGCTTCTCGTACGACGATCCCACGAGCGTCTTGATGCAGGTGCCCGGCGTCTACATGCGCGGCGAGGACGGCGTCGGCCTCCGGCCCAACATCGGCATCCGCGGAGGCAACCCGGACCGAAGCAAGAAGCTCACGCTCATGGAGGACGGCGTCCTCTTCGGGCCCGCGCCGTACTCTGCGCCAGCGGCGTACTATTTTCCCCTCATGGCGCGCATGACGCAAGTCCGCGTCGTCAAAGGGCCTTCGGCGATCGCGTACGGCCCGCAGACCGTCGGCGGGGCCATCGATCTGCTCACGCGCCAAATCCCGCTCAAGACCTCGGCGATGGTCGATCTCGCGCTCGGCGAGTACGGCTACGGCAAGGCCCACGCGTTCGTCGGCACGACGATGGGCCAGTGGGGCTTCCTCGTCGAGGGCGTGCGTCTCCAGAACACGGGCTTCGCGAACCTCCCGAGCGGCGCGGACACGGGCTCCACGCGCAACGACTGGATGGTGAAGGCGAGCTACGTCGTCGATCCGAACGCCGCGACGAAGCACCGCTTCCTCATGAAGCTCTCGTACGGCGACGAGACCTCGAACGAGACGTACCTCGGCCAGAGCGACGCCGACTTCCGCGTGGACCCGTACCGCAGGTACGCGGCGAGCCAGCTCGACCAGATGAAGAACCACAGGACCGGCGTCGTGCTCACGCACACGATGGAAGGTCCCGAGACGGCGTACACCCTCAAGACCACGCTCTACCGGTTCGACTACACGCGCACCTGGAACAAGCTCAATCGGCTCGGGCGCGCCTCCGCGTCGGACGTGCTCGCGTCGCCGAACGACCCGGCGAACGCAGGGTATTTCGCGGTGCTCCGGGGGGACATCGACTCGAGCGGCACCGGCGCCGACACGCTCTACGTCGGGCCGAACAAACGTTGGTTCGTGAGCCAGGGCATCCAGAGCGTGCTCACGACGGAGGCCAAGACCGGCCCCATCGCGCACGCCATCGAAGCGGGAGCGCGCCTCCACTACGACGACATCCACCGCGTGCACACGGAGCAGGGTTACCTGATGCAAAGTGGCGTGCTCGTGCCGGCGGGGGAGGCCGAGCTCACGACCACACGGAACTTCGCGCAGACGCACGCGCTCGCGCTCCACGTGTCGGACGCCATGACCTACCGTGGGCTCACGGTCACGCCCGGGCTCCGCGCCGAGTTCATCGCGTCGCGCGCCGAGGACTACCTCTCGAACGTGTCGCAGAACGGCTTCACGGGCGCGTTCTTGCCGGGCGTCGGGGCCTACTACGCGCTCACGAAGGAGCTCGGCGTGCTCGGCGGCGCGTACCGAGGCTTCAGCCCGCCGCCGCCGGGCAGCTCGCGCGAGGTGCGCCCCGAGTACAGCGTCAACTACGAGGCCGGGGCCCGCTACACGCGCGGCCGAGCGCGCGCCGAGGTCGTCGGATTCTTTAACGATTACCAGAATTTGACCAACATCTGCACCCAGTCCGGGGGCTGCGTCGACGCGAACCTCGACCGCCAGTTCGACGCGGGCACCGCGCGCGTCTACGGGCTCGAGACGTCGGCCGGCGTCGAGCTCCCCGCGGGGCCGGTGAAGGTCCCGGCGACCACCGCGTACACGCTCACGTACGGCGAGTTCCAGAGCGACTTCACCTCGCAAGATCCCATTTACGGGACGGTGCGCGCGGGCGACAAGATCCCCTACATCCCGCGGCATCAGTTCAACCTCGCGCTCGGCATCGAGCACAGGCTCGCCGGCGTCAACACGTCGGTGAACTACGTCGCCAAGATGCGCGAGGTCGCCGGGAGCGCCCCCATCGACGAGACCATCGCGACCGACGAGCAAGTCTGGATGGACGTGGGCGGCTACTTCCAGCCGCTCAAGTGGCTCAAAATCTACGCGAACGTGAGGAACCTCACGGGCGCGGAGAACATCGTCGGAAGGCGCCCCTACGGCGCTCGCGTGAACGCGCCGCGCTGGGTGCAGGTGGGCGTGAAGGCCACGTTCTAA
- a CDS encoding HTTM domain-containing protein, protein MLAPVDGAWLAVYRIAFGLALGVSMQRFLAYGWVDTLLVSPRYKFHYWGFSWVPCLARGEMHALFWALFALGLCVAAGFLFRVTAPLFALGLTYIQLVDVSTYLNHYYLAGLLAWLFALSPAARVWSVDAWLARKVPFLRRFSPEGPHVAFAWHALFRCQIGLVYVFASLAKAQSDWLVHGQPLGMWLGASTSLPVVGKLFTLPHVPLVMSWCGFLFDATIVLWLSMARTRKLAYLVVIGFHVMTRALFDIGMFPIIMTCSALVFFPASWPRDVADRVRTWLGRVAPLRPEVPSGAPRTSTFRRIALGLGVLYVVFQVTMPLRTFLYGGNVLWHEQGMRYSWRVMVRAKGGATTFFVKEKATGKVWLVSPRQYLTAYQENEMSGQPDLILELAHTIGEDYAARFGPVEVRAESTVSLNGRRGAPLVDPDVDLLTVHDGIAPASWILPSPGGAPPPTRPVL, encoded by the coding sequence ATGCTCGCGCCCGTCGACGGCGCGTGGCTCGCGGTCTACCGCATCGCGTTCGGTCTCGCGCTCGGCGTGTCGATGCAGCGCTTCCTCGCGTACGGCTGGGTCGACACGCTGCTCGTGTCCCCGCGGTACAAGTTCCACTACTGGGGATTTTCGTGGGTCCCGTGCCTCGCGCGCGGCGAGATGCACGCCCTCTTCTGGGCGCTGTTCGCCCTCGGCCTGTGCGTTGCTGCCGGCTTCCTCTTTCGTGTGACGGCGCCGCTCTTCGCGCTCGGCCTCACGTACATCCAGCTCGTCGACGTCTCGACGTACCTGAACCACTACTACCTCGCCGGTCTGCTCGCGTGGCTCTTCGCCCTGTCGCCCGCCGCGCGCGTGTGGTCGGTCGACGCGTGGCTCGCGCGTAAAGTGCCGTTTCTACGTAGGTTTTCGCCCGAGGGGCCGCACGTCGCGTTTGCGTGGCACGCGCTCTTCCGTTGCCAGATCGGCCTCGTGTACGTGTTCGCGTCGCTCGCCAAGGCGCAGAGCGACTGGCTCGTTCACGGACAGCCGCTCGGCATGTGGCTCGGCGCGAGCACGAGCCTCCCCGTCGTCGGCAAGCTCTTCACGCTCCCTCACGTGCCGCTCGTCATGAGCTGGTGTGGCTTCCTCTTCGACGCCACCATCGTGCTCTGGCTGTCCATGGCGCGGACGCGCAAGCTCGCCTACCTCGTGGTCATCGGGTTCCACGTGATGACCCGCGCCCTCTTCGACATCGGCATGTTCCCGATCATCATGACGTGCTCGGCCCTCGTGTTCTTCCCGGCGAGCTGGCCTCGTGACGTGGCCGATCGCGTGCGCACGTGGCTCGGGAGGGTGGCGCCGCTTCGCCCGGAGGTCCCGTCCGGCGCGCCTCGAACGAGCACCTTCCGGCGCATCGCGCTCGGCCTCGGCGTGCTCTACGTCGTCTTCCAGGTGACCATGCCGCTCCGCACCTTCCTCTACGGAGGCAACGTGCTCTGGCACGAGCAGGGCATGCGCTATTCATGGCGCGTGATGGTCCGCGCGAAGGGCGGCGCGACCACCTTCTTCGTGAAGGAGAAGGCCACGGGGAAGGTGTGGCTCGTGAGCCCTCGCCAGTACCTCACCGCCTACCAAGAGAACGAGATGTCCGGTCAGCCCGATCTGATCCTAGAGCTCGCGCACACGATCGGCGAAGACTACGCCGCGCGCTTCGGACCGGTCGAGGTCCGCGCCGAGTCTACGGTGTCGCTCAACGGGCGTCGTGGCGCGCCCCTCGTCGATCCCGACGTCGATCTCCTCACCGTGCACGACGGCATCGCGCCCGCCTCGTGGATCCTCCCGAGCCCCGGCGGGGCCCCACCTCCGACACGTCCGGTCCTCTGA
- a CDS encoding imelysin family protein translates to MKLQRFSRSFLALGGAVLPAVLAFACHTTEEPRPGVAKKGTASTADPLPPPFDAGVVPDAAGLPEGPYACGAPPVSTAPFTKAALLGATADCAAYHLCRFANAAHVLRTTVDAEAKDGTKESRALAQLAWQRAMDEWSHSALFQFGPVADKATDKYHGRSLRTLVHAWPDTSRCQVETQVVLKGYQGGFDLVFPSSRGLFALEYLLYYPGTDTACSASSQAGGAWASLVGDAQTKAKRDYAVAAAGDLVAQADTLRKVWAPDGENFKAKLLAFDGYGNEQEALNVVAWSMFYVEQEVKDLKLGSYAGFQTAPPNPETAFARVDIENIRTNLRAFRELYAGCGAAGEGLGFDDWLVASGNGALAKELLDLYTQAQAAADAFPPFYQASPQQFADLYLKIRPLANLLKTQLFGSGSPLNLKLPASAASDTD, encoded by the coding sequence ATGAAGCTTCAGAGGTTTTCTCGCTCGTTCCTCGCCCTCGGCGGCGCCGTGCTCCCCGCGGTCCTCGCGTTCGCGTGCCACACCACGGAGGAGCCGCGCCCCGGCGTCGCCAAGAAGGGCACGGCGTCCACGGCGGACCCTTTGCCCCCACCGTTCGACGCGGGGGTCGTGCCCGACGCGGCGGGCCTGCCCGAGGGGCCCTACGCGTGCGGCGCGCCGCCCGTCTCCACGGCACCCTTCACCAAGGCGGCGCTGCTCGGCGCGACGGCCGACTGCGCGGCGTACCACCTGTGCCGCTTCGCGAACGCGGCGCACGTCCTCCGCACGACGGTCGACGCCGAGGCCAAAGACGGCACGAAGGAGTCGCGTGCGCTCGCGCAGCTCGCGTGGCAACGCGCGATGGACGAGTGGTCTCACTCTGCGCTCTTCCAGTTCGGCCCCGTGGCCGACAAGGCGACCGACAAGTACCACGGCCGAAGCCTCCGAACGCTCGTGCACGCGTGGCCGGACACGAGCCGGTGCCAGGTCGAGACCCAGGTCGTGCTGAAGGGCTACCAAGGCGGTTTCGACCTTGTTTTCCCGAGCTCGCGTGGGCTCTTCGCGCTCGAGTACCTGCTCTATTACCCCGGCACCGACACGGCGTGCTCGGCCTCGTCGCAGGCTGGCGGCGCGTGGGCTTCGCTCGTCGGCGACGCGCAGACCAAGGCGAAGCGCGACTACGCCGTGGCGGCCGCCGGGGACCTCGTCGCCCAGGCCGACACCCTCCGCAAAGTGTGGGCCCCCGACGGCGAGAACTTCAAGGCGAAGCTCCTCGCGTTCGACGGGTACGGAAACGAACAAGAGGCGCTCAACGTCGTCGCGTGGTCGATGTTCTACGTCGAGCAAGAGGTGAAGGACCTCAAGCTCGGGAGCTACGCCGGTTTCCAGACGGCCCCGCCCAACCCCGAGACGGCCTTCGCACGCGTCGACATCGAGAACATTCGCACGAACCTCCGCGCGTTCCGCGAGCTTTACGCCGGTTGCGGCGCCGCGGGGGAGGGCCTCGGCTTCGACGATTGGCTCGTCGCGAGCGGCAACGGCGCGCTCGCCAAAGAGCTCCTCGATCTCTACACGCAGGCGCAGGCGGCGGCCGACGCGTTCCCGCCGTTCTACCAAGCGAGCCCGCAGCAGTTCGCGGACCTCTACCTCAAGATCCGACCGCTCGCGAACCTCCTCAAAACCCAGCTCTTCGGCTCGGGCAGCCCCCTCAACCTCAAGCTCCCAGCGAGCGCCGCCAGTGACACCGATTGA
- a CDS encoding YkgJ family cysteine cluster protein gives MDSTPPVPIEDGGEPCLRCGACCFSTLPTYVPVTGADHARLGDHADTLVTFDGVRAYLRIEDGHCAALRVEVDREGPRFVCSVYDVRPATCRELLRGSPACEGELATKGARPREAAARLVSLRMNRKDASV, from the coding sequence GTGGATTCGACCCCGCCTGTCCCGATCGAGGACGGTGGCGAGCCTTGCCTCAGGTGCGGGGCGTGCTGCTTCTCGACCCTCCCGACGTACGTCCCCGTGACGGGCGCGGACCACGCGCGCCTCGGCGACCACGCCGACACGCTCGTCACGTTCGATGGCGTGCGTGCCTACCTCCGCATCGAGGACGGCCACTGCGCCGCGCTTCGCGTCGAGGTGGACCGTGAAGGACCGCGCTTCGTGTGCTCGGTCTACGACGTACGCCCCGCGACGTGCCGAGAGCTTCTCCGTGGCTCCCCCGCGTGCGAGGGCGAGCTCGCGACCAAGGGCGCCCGCCCCCGCGAGGCCGCCGCGCGGCTCGTCTCGCTCCGAATGAACCGAAAGGACGCCTCCGTATGA